A region from the Candidatus Zixiibacteriota bacterium genome encodes:
- a CDS encoding UbiD family decarboxylase: MSQDLRSYLEQIKTARPGEILTVSREVDPAYEITAIAVKLEREAKRRPVLLFEKVKGTRFPVLTNLHASRARLAMAMKVSPEEMQQAYVRAQANPIPPRIVTEAPVKETILTGDRIDLRELPMIVHHEGDAAPYITAAISFARTPNGEVWNCAYNRLMIKGRDTTSIHLTPGKHLWELYRAAEARNEPLPVAFAIGVHPAIALGCLAVGPIQEDERAVMGGLMGEPLELVHCETSDLLVPAHAEIVLEAEILPGERTAEGPFGEFTGYSLGERQRQVVKVRAITRRRDALFQDICVGHLDHLMLSTIPIEANLIRALRAVVPGVRAVRVPAPFTCYVSIEQAVPGQANNAILAAFGADLYMKRVVVVDHDVDIFDDRQVNWAIATRCQPDRDITVIANTRGSDLDPSAREDGFTAKWGVDATAKPLLSAYAPRHRLPREVWERIDLKELLS, encoded by the coding sequence ATGTCCCAGGATTTGCGCAGCTACTTGGAGCAGATCAAAACCGCCCGGCCCGGGGAGATTCTCACCGTTTCCCGGGAAGTCGACCCGGCCTACGAGATCACCGCCATCGCCGTGAAGCTCGAGCGGGAGGCGAAGCGCCGGCCGGTCCTGCTGTTCGAGAAAGTAAAGGGCACCAGGTTCCCGGTGCTGACGAACCTTCACGCCAGCCGCGCACGGCTCGCGATGGCGATGAAAGTCTCCCCCGAGGAGATGCAGCAGGCCTACGTGCGAGCCCAGGCCAACCCGATCCCGCCCAGAATCGTCACCGAAGCGCCGGTCAAGGAAACGATCCTCACCGGCGACCGGATCGACCTTCGCGAGCTGCCGATGATCGTCCACCACGAGGGCGACGCGGCTCCCTACATCACCGCCGCGATCTCCTTCGCCAGAACGCCGAACGGCGAGGTCTGGAACTGTGCCTACAACCGGCTGATGATCAAGGGTCGCGACACGACCTCGATCCATCTCACTCCCGGAAAGCACCTCTGGGAATTGTACCGCGCCGCGGAAGCGCGTAACGAGCCGCTTCCCGTGGCGTTCGCGATCGGCGTCCACCCCGCGATCGCCCTCGGCTGCCTGGCAGTGGGGCCGATCCAGGAGGACGAGCGCGCGGTCATGGGCGGGTTGATGGGCGAGCCCCTGGAGCTCGTCCACTGCGAGACTTCGGACCTTCTGGTCCCGGCGCACGCGGAGATCGTCCTGGAGGCCGAGATCCTGCCGGGCGAACGAACGGCCGAAGGGCCCTTCGGGGAGTTCACGGGATACAGCCTGGGCGAGCGGCAGCGCCAGGTGGTGAAGGTACGCGCCATCACACGACGCAGGGACGCGCTTTTCCAGGACATCTGCGTCGGCCATCTGGATCACCTGATGCTGTCGACGATCCCGATCGAGGCGAACCTGATCCGCGCGCTTCGCGCCGTGGTGCCGGGCGTCAGGGCGGTGCGCGTCCCCGCGCCTTTCACGTGTTATGTGTCGATCGAGCAGGCGGTTCCGGGGCAGGCGAACAACGCGATTCTGGCGGCGTTCGGCGCCGATCTTTATATGAAGCGAGTCGTCGTGGTCGACCACGATGTCGACATCTTCGACGACCGCCAGGTCAACTGGGCCATCGCTACCCGTTGCCAGCCCGACCGCGATATCACCGTCATCGCGAACACGCGCGGCTCGGACCTGGATCCGTCGGCCCGTGAAGACGGCTTTACCGCCAAATGGGGCGTCGATGCGACGGCCAAGCCTCTGCTGTCGGCGTACGCGCCGCGCCATCGCCTGCCCCGGGAGGTGTGGGAGCGGATCGACCTCAAAGAGCTTCTTTCCTGA
- a CDS encoding O-methyltransferase has product MTDSETLQPVHEKIEAYMDGLLKKYDEEVLLEMEGLAKKHGFPIVGRVVGNFLHVLAKSIGARTIFEFGSGFGYSAYWFSLGMDGGELILTDGSKSNISVARQYLSRLPRSCRFQFHAAWAQDVFKETSGDFDIVYNDADKGDYVEIWELARERIRPGGYYIADNVLWYGRVVAESVEHDIEPGWTETIKEHNSLIFDDAGFDAFINPTRDGVVVARRK; this is encoded by the coding sequence ATGACCGATTCCGAAACATTGCAGCCGGTCCACGAAAAGATCGAAGCTTACATGGACGGCCTCCTCAAAAAGTACGACGAGGAAGTCCTGCTGGAGATGGAAGGCCTGGCGAAAAAGCACGGCTTTCCCATCGTCGGCCGGGTGGTGGGGAATTTCCTGCACGTCCTGGCGAAGTCGATCGGCGCGAGGACGATTTTCGAGTTCGGCTCGGGTTTCGGCTACTCCGCTTACTGGTTTTCCCTGGGAATGGACGGCGGAGAGTTGATTTTGACCGACGGCAGCAAGTCCAACATTTCCGTGGCCCGGCAATACCTGTCGCGGCTCCCCCGGAGTTGCCGGTTTCAATTCCACGCCGCCTGGGCCCAGGATGTGTTCAAAGAGACCTCCGGCGACTTCGACATCGTCTACAACGATGCCGACAAGGGGGACTACGTCGAGATCTGGGAGCTCGCGCGCGAGAGGATTCGACCGGGAGGCTATTACATCGCGGACAACGTCCTCTGGTACGGGCGCGTGGTTGCCGAAAGCGTCGAGCATGACATCGAGCCCGGCTGGACCGAGACGATCAAGGAACACAACTCGCTTATATTCG
- a CDS encoding UbiD family decarboxylase: MELRRFLRKLEEEGELRRIAEPVDPEHEIGAVCFMELRRGIHRNQALWFERVRGSSAPLVVNLLASPKRFFSALGLPSGGEWHRFWLERTSRPIDPVLVERAPCQEAAGGSSKLSELPIPLWNEKDGGRYLTMPCVISRDPETNQRNCGIYRMMLHEDGAGAGILAPPYRHLAAHLAKSFARGEALPVAVALGVAPAVLIAAATDFPCGVDEIAMAGALQGAPVEMVPCRTIPLEVPAAAEVVLEGTIAPGDEKAEGPFGEFTGYYSSGPALRPVLRIGCVTHRKDPVVVGSYVGRPPQENSLLNAQLTAVEVIRQCPLPGIRDLHLDPSGVFNAVVSVRRSCADGARSLARAILSTQAGRRIKTLVIVGEEIDPRDPDQVSRALAYGVRPDRDVEIVGGMPGVCVDPSLPDEERLGGTNRTSKMIIDATRAGRLSPVEECLPRQDVLKRVERNWRRYGGH; this comes from the coding sequence GTGGAGTTGAGAAGGTTCCTTCGAAAACTCGAAGAGGAAGGAGAGCTGCGGCGAATCGCCGAGCCCGTGGATCCCGAGCACGAAATCGGCGCGGTTTGCTTCATGGAGCTCCGGCGCGGGATACACAGAAACCAGGCGCTGTGGTTCGAGCGGGTTCGAGGCTCCTCCGCTCCCCTGGTGGTCAACCTCCTGGCGTCGCCGAAACGGTTTTTCTCGGCTCTCGGCCTGCCCTCGGGCGGGGAATGGCACCGGTTCTGGCTGGAAAGAACCTCCCGCCCCATCGATCCGGTGCTCGTGGAAAGGGCTCCCTGCCAGGAGGCGGCGGGCGGCTCCTCGAAGCTTTCAGAGCTCCCGATTCCTCTGTGGAACGAGAAGGACGGAGGGCGCTATCTCACGATGCCGTGCGTCATCTCCAGGGATCCCGAGACGAACCAGCGCAACTGCGGCATCTACCGCATGATGCTTCACGAAGACGGTGCCGGCGCCGGCATTCTGGCTCCGCCCTACCGTCACCTCGCCGCTCATCTCGCGAAGTCGTTCGCCCGGGGCGAGGCCCTGCCGGTCGCCGTGGCCCTGGGGGTCGCCCCCGCCGTCCTCATCGCCGCCGCCACGGACTTCCCGTGCGGCGTCGACGAAATCGCCATGGCGGGAGCGCTGCAGGGTGCTCCCGTTGAAATGGTCCCGTGCCGGACGATTCCGCTCGAGGTTCCCGCCGCCGCCGAGGTCGTCCTGGAAGGAACGATTGCGCCCGGAGACGAAAAGGCCGAGGGCCCTTTCGGTGAATTCACCGGCTATTACAGCAGCGGGCCCGCGCTTCGCCCCGTCCTCAGGATCGGCTGCGTCACCCACCGGAAGGATCCCGTCGTTGTGGGCAGCTACGTGGGCCGCCCACCGCAGGAAAACTCCTTGCTGAACGCTCAGCTGACGGCGGTCGAGGTGATCCGGCAATGCCCGCTCCCGGGAATCCGCGATCTTCATCTCGACCCCTCCGGCGTTTTCAATGCCGTCGTTTCGGTCCGACGCTCCTGCGCGGATGGCGCCAGAAGCCTCGCGAGGGCGATTCTGTCCACGCAGGCGGGGCGGAGGATCAAGACCCTGGTGATCGTGGGCGAGGAGATCGATCCGCGCGACCCCGATCAGGTCTCGCGGGCCCTGGCTTACGGGGTGCGCCCCGACCGGGACGTGGAGATCGTCGGCGGTATGCCGGGGGTCTGCGTCGACCCTTCGCTCCCCGACGAGGAGCGACTCGGCGGCACGAACCGCACCTCCAAGATGATCATCGACGCCACGCGGGCGGGCCGGCTGTCCCCGGTCGAGGAATGCCTTCCGCGGCAGGACGTTCTGAAACGCGTGGAACGGAACTGGCGGCGCTACGGCGGCCACTGA